A single Blastococcus colisei DNA region contains:
- a CDS encoding GntR family transcriptional regulator: MSRGGLVGAAERHAAEQALRAAISRGDLLPGYRLVEADLTELVGVNRSSVRAAIDALIAEGLVERIPHRGARVRVVSTEEAVAITECRMPLEGLLARKAAERVTDAEIARLRTHLHAMVDRVDSGDLLKYSDLIQQLHGMVHDAARHPIAAGLVGRLQAQLVRHQFRLSLRPGRPRVSLAELTALVDAVTDRDPDRAEAAAVAHVRSIIDALTDPAQQTGDPA; encoded by the coding sequence ATGAGCAGAGGGGGCCTGGTGGGCGCAGCGGAACGCCACGCCGCCGAACAGGCGCTCCGCGCGGCCATCTCCCGGGGCGATCTGCTGCCGGGGTACCGCCTGGTCGAGGCCGACCTCACCGAGCTGGTCGGCGTGAACCGCAGCAGCGTGCGTGCGGCCATCGACGCGCTGATCGCCGAAGGTCTGGTCGAGCGGATCCCGCACCGGGGGGCGCGGGTCCGGGTCGTGTCCACCGAGGAGGCGGTCGCGATCACGGAGTGCCGGATGCCGCTGGAGGGCCTCCTGGCCCGCAAGGCCGCCGAGCGCGTCACCGATGCCGAGATCGCCCGCCTGCGCACCCATCTGCACGCGATGGTGGACCGGGTCGACTCCGGCGACCTGCTCAAGTACTCGGACCTGATCCAGCAGCTGCACGGCATGGTCCACGACGCCGCGCGCCATCCCATCGCCGCGGGGCTCGTCGGGCGGCTGCAGGCCCAGCTGGTGCGCCACCAGTTCCGGCTCTCGCTGCGGCCCGGGCGGCCCCGGGTGAGCCTGGCGGAGCTGACCGCCCTGGTGGACGCCGTCACCGACCGCGACCCCGACCGGGCCGAGGCGGCCGCCGTCGCCCACGTCCGCAGCATCATCGACGCGCTGACCGACCCCGCCCAGCAGACCGGAGATCCCGCATGA
- a CDS encoding CynX/NimT family MFS transporter has translation MLSLMAAGVVGAAQIGKGSAALPVLQDEFLLSSSGAAWFLSVVSAIGAVAGALLGWLGQALGFRRQVLLGLLAIVLANLGGAAATSAGWLLTARVGEGFGFVLVVLAAPGLLPEVAAPEHRRLVIGAWGIYMPLGAGLATLLVPLAITVLNWRSAWLLDAGVTAAVLLAVARWVPSGPARRPQGMGGLLGAFRSPGVLCLAVVFGLYAGQYLAVVGLLPTMLVDGGLSLRAAGLVTGIVFLANVPANLLGAFLLHRGVSRWLLIVAGSGWIAATVWAVHAPDLPLSVRIGSVVAYSLVVGIVPSALFSGVVAMSAGTASAGAAVGLLMQGSSVGQLLGPPLVVAVGSGVSSWTGRPAALACLAAGVLAGGLLYRRLDKPLAPRPGGHDRSSDGRYSDC, from the coding sequence GTGCTGAGCCTGATGGCCGCCGGCGTCGTCGGGGCCGCGCAGATCGGCAAGGGGTCCGCCGCCCTGCCGGTCCTGCAGGACGAGTTCCTGCTCAGCTCCTCCGGCGCCGCCTGGTTCCTCTCCGTGGTGAGCGCGATCGGTGCGGTCGCCGGCGCTCTCCTCGGCTGGCTCGGCCAGGCGCTCGGCTTCCGGCGGCAGGTCCTCCTGGGGCTGCTCGCCATCGTGCTGGCCAACCTCGGTGGTGCCGCCGCCACCTCCGCCGGGTGGCTCCTCACCGCCCGGGTCGGCGAGGGGTTCGGCTTCGTGCTGGTCGTCCTGGCCGCGCCGGGCCTGTTGCCGGAGGTCGCCGCCCCCGAGCACCGCCGGCTGGTCATCGGGGCGTGGGGCATCTACATGCCTCTCGGCGCCGGGCTGGCCACGCTGCTCGTGCCCCTGGCGATCACGGTGCTGAACTGGCGCAGCGCCTGGCTCCTCGACGCCGGGGTCACGGCCGCCGTCCTGCTGGCGGTGGCCCGTTGGGTCCCGTCCGGCCCGGCCCGCAGGCCGCAGGGGATGGGCGGGCTCCTGGGGGCGTTCCGGTCGCCGGGGGTGCTCTGCCTGGCCGTCGTCTTCGGCCTCTACGCCGGCCAGTACCTAGCGGTGGTCGGCCTGCTGCCCACGATGCTGGTCGACGGCGGGCTCTCGCTGCGGGCCGCCGGACTGGTCACCGGCATCGTCTTCCTGGCCAACGTCCCCGCGAACCTGCTCGGCGCGTTCCTGCTGCACCGCGGGGTGAGCCGGTGGCTGCTGATCGTCGCGGGCAGCGGCTGGATCGCCGCAACGGTGTGGGCGGTGCACGCCCCGGACCTGCCGCTGTCGGTGCGCATCGGCTCGGTCGTGGCCTACTCGCTCGTCGTCGGCATCGTGCCGTCCGCCTTGTTCAGCGGCGTGGTCGCGATGTCGGCCGGTACCGCCTCGGCCGGCGCGGCGGTCGGCCTCCTCATGCAGGGGTCGAGCGTGGGGCAGCTCCTCGGGCCCCCACTGGTCGTGGCGGTGGGTTCCGGCGTCTCCTCGTGGACCGGTCGCCCGGCGGCGCTGGCCTGTCTGGCCGCCGGTGTCCTCGCCGGCGGGCTGCTGTACCGGCGTCTGGACAAGCCGCTCGCACCCCGGCCCGGCGGGCATGACCGGAGCTCCGACGGCCGCTACTCGGACTGTTGA
- a CDS encoding ABC transporter permease, producing MTRPSRHADSRATSPPGDATAGGQDDRLRPASADQAAADAAAPGTAVDRRPDASPPPRDRLSAWGLPLLGVVLAIAVFEVLPRIGLVDRRFLPPASEMFGALFGRIADGSIWEPTVQTMQGWALGLGTALVIALPLGILIGSVFLLFMSTRTIVEFLRPIPSVALIPLAVLVFGAGLESKWFLAAFAATWPILLQTLYGVRDVDPTSIETARSFGIKTPERLWRVVLPSALPYIATGVRISSAVALILAVTAELVLGAPGLGQEINIARQSAAVDQMYALIIATGLIGWLLNIVLSLAERRLLHWHPSQRERNR from the coding sequence GTGACGAGGCCGAGCCGGCACGCGGACTCCCGCGCGACGTCGCCACCGGGCGACGCGACCGCGGGTGGGCAGGATGACCGCCTCCGCCCGGCGTCCGCCGACCAAGCGGCCGCGGACGCCGCGGCCCCGGGAACGGCGGTGGACCGCCGTCCCGACGCCTCGCCCCCGCCTCGCGACCGCCTGAGCGCCTGGGGGCTGCCCCTGCTCGGCGTCGTCCTGGCGATCGCCGTCTTCGAGGTGCTCCCTCGCATCGGCCTCGTCGACCGGCGGTTCCTCCCGCCGGCGTCGGAGATGTTCGGCGCCCTGTTCGGGCGGATCGCTGACGGCTCGATCTGGGAGCCGACGGTCCAGACGATGCAGGGCTGGGCCCTCGGACTCGGAACGGCACTGGTCATCGCGCTGCCGCTCGGCATCCTGATCGGCTCGGTGTTCCTGCTGTTCATGTCGACGCGGACGATCGTGGAGTTCCTCCGTCCGATCCCGTCCGTGGCGCTGATCCCGCTCGCCGTCCTCGTCTTCGGGGCCGGGCTGGAGAGCAAGTGGTTCCTGGCCGCCTTCGCGGCGACCTGGCCGATCCTGCTGCAGACCCTCTACGGCGTCCGCGACGTCGACCCCACCAGCATCGAGACCGCCCGTTCCTTCGGCATCAAGACCCCTGAGCGACTGTGGCGGGTGGTGCTGCCCAGCGCCCTGCCCTACATCGCCACCGGGGTGCGCATCTCCTCCGCGGTGGCGCTGATCCTGGCGGTCACCGCCGAACTGGTCCTCGGCGCTCCGGGGCTCGGCCAGGAGATCAACATCGCGCGGCAGAGCGCGGCGGTCGACCAGATGTACGCGCTGATCATCGCGACCGGCCTCATCGGGTGGCTGCTGAACATCGTCCTGTCCCTCGCCGAGCGGCGTCTGCTGCACTGGCACCCGTCACAGCGGGAGCGCAACCGATGA
- a CDS encoding ABC transporter permease, which produces MRETSRPARVLGVGLEIAVPIALLVVWALTSANSTSFYFPPLLDIFGAFADNWLFARFGSDVVPSMTRLFVGYTVAVVAAVVIGVALGSSRTLGRMVDPVVQFLRAIPPPVLIPAGILVLGVGSEMKIALIGFVCLWPVLLNTIDGVAGVDPALRETARSFQIPWRERLFRVVLPSASPQIFAGARIALSLAVIMMVVSEMVASTNGIGYFVLQSQRTYAITAMWSGIFLLAILGYVLNALFLLVERRVLRWHRGARAGAG; this is translated from the coding sequence ATGAGAGAGACCAGTCGGCCGGCGCGGGTGCTCGGCGTCGGCCTCGAGATCGCCGTTCCCATCGCCCTGCTGGTGGTGTGGGCGCTGACGTCGGCGAACAGCACCTCGTTCTACTTCCCGCCGCTGCTCGACATCTTCGGCGCGTTCGCCGACAACTGGTTGTTCGCGCGGTTCGGCAGCGACGTCGTCCCCAGCATGACCCGCCTGTTCGTCGGCTACACGGTCGCCGTGGTCGCCGCCGTGGTCATCGGGGTGGCTCTGGGCTCGTCCCGGACGCTGGGCCGGATGGTCGACCCCGTCGTCCAGTTCCTGCGCGCGATCCCACCGCCGGTGCTCATCCCCGCCGGCATCCTGGTCCTGGGTGTCGGCTCGGAGATGAAGATCGCGCTGATCGGCTTCGTCTGCCTCTGGCCGGTGCTGCTCAACACGATCGACGGCGTCGCCGGGGTCGACCCGGCGCTGCGCGAGACGGCCCGCAGCTTCCAGATCCCGTGGCGGGAGCGGCTTTTCCGGGTCGTGCTCCCCTCCGCGTCGCCCCAGATCTTCGCCGGCGCCCGGATCGCCCTCTCCTTGGCCGTGATCATGATGGTCGTCTCGGAGATGGTCGCCAGCACCAACGGGATCGGCTATTTCGTCCTGCAGTCCCAGCGCACGTACGCCATCACCGCGATGTGGTCGGGCATCTTCCTGCTGGCCATCCTCGGCTATGTCCTCAACGCCCTGTTCCTGCTCGTCGAGCGCCGAGTGCTGCGGTGGCACCGCGGTGCCCGCGCCGGTGCCGGCTGA
- a CDS encoding ABC transporter ATP-binding protein, which produces MLRVENLRKVYQEGTKRAFEACADLTFEVKEQELVCIVGPSGAGKTTLLKMIGGLLKPTSGTVYLDGDQVTGPPEKMALVFQDYSRSLYPWMTVEENVAFPLKHRKLGKAETAELIRDTLQSVGLAGAGKKYPWQLSGGMQQRVAIARALAYQPEILLMDEPFASVDAQTRADLEDLVLELRGRYGVTVVFVTHDIDESVYLSDRVVVLTPSPTRVQEIVDVPLPRPRDQVETKELAEFAQLRAYVWRSIKRPEAADVPA; this is translated from the coding sequence ATGTTGCGCGTCGAGAACCTTCGGAAGGTCTATCAGGAGGGCACCAAGCGTGCCTTCGAGGCGTGCGCCGACCTGACCTTCGAGGTCAAGGAACAGGAGCTCGTCTGCATCGTCGGGCCGTCGGGAGCCGGCAAGACCACGCTGCTCAAGATGATCGGGGGGCTGCTGAAGCCCACGTCCGGCACGGTCTACCTCGACGGCGATCAGGTGACCGGCCCGCCGGAGAAGATGGCACTGGTCTTCCAGGACTACTCGCGGTCGCTGTACCCCTGGATGACCGTCGAGGAGAACGTCGCCTTCCCGCTCAAGCACCGCAAGCTCGGCAAGGCCGAGACCGCCGAGCTCATCCGGGACACGCTGCAGTCGGTGGGTCTGGCCGGGGCGGGGAAGAAGTACCCCTGGCAGCTGTCGGGCGGCATGCAGCAGCGGGTGGCGATCGCACGGGCGCTGGCCTACCAGCCCGAGATCCTGCTCATGGACGAGCCCTTCGCCTCCGTCGACGCGCAGACCCGCGCCGACCTCGAGGACCTCGTGCTGGAGCTGCGGGGCCGGTACGGCGTCACGGTCGTGTTCGTCACCCACGACATCGACGAGTCGGTGTACCTCAGCGACCGGGTCGTCGTCCTGACGCCCTCCCCCACCCGGGTCCAGGAGATCGTCGACGTCCCGCTGCCCCGGCCTCGCGACCAGGTGGAGACCAAGGAGCTCGCCGAGTTCGCGCAGCTCCGGGCCTACGTGTGGCGCTCCATCAAGCGCCCCGAGGCAGCCGACGTCCCCGCCTAG
- a CDS encoding ABC transporter substrate-binding protein: MSHRSFTRRTTSTVAGLAVVALAATGCGGDDADTGGGGGGDAAEMETIQIGTLPIANAAAMNLGVQEGFFEEEGLELEQTVTQTGNEIITGMVGGDYDFGFVGYISAGIAAAQGVPVCALVANDATGTSPEDDWQVLVAAGDSPIDGPEDLAGATVSVNGLGGVAEVMLKAALDKAGVDWSTVELIEVPFPEVPAAVAAGRIDAGYTSEPFVTTVLDQGGKVAFAPQSYIAPEYPNGMYATSQQFLQENPEIAERFEAAMIKSLEYAQENPDAIREIIPTYTQIPEDVAQRMRLPVFQTEMKMDAIEEQMGFLEAYDIVEEAPSAEELVCGD; this comes from the coding sequence ATGAGCCACCGTTCGTTCACCCGCCGCACGACCTCCACGGTCGCCGGCCTGGCCGTGGTCGCGCTCGCGGCCACCGGATGCGGCGGCGACGACGCCGACACCGGCGGAGGGGGTGGCGGCGACGCGGCCGAGATGGAGACGATCCAGATCGGCACCCTGCCCATCGCCAACGCCGCGGCCATGAACCTCGGCGTGCAGGAGGGCTTCTTCGAGGAGGAGGGCCTGGAACTCGAGCAGACGGTCACCCAGACCGGTAACGAGATCATCACCGGCATGGTCGGCGGCGACTACGACTTCGGCTTCGTCGGTTACATCTCCGCCGGCATCGCCGCCGCCCAGGGGGTGCCGGTCTGTGCGCTCGTCGCGAACGATGCCACGGGAACTTCTCCCGAGGACGACTGGCAGGTGCTGGTCGCCGCCGGCGACAGCCCCATCGACGGGCCCGAGGACCTGGCCGGCGCGACCGTCAGCGTCAACGGCCTGGGCGGGGTCGCCGAGGTGATGCTCAAGGCGGCGCTCGACAAGGCAGGCGTCGACTGGAGCACCGTCGAGCTGATCGAGGTGCCGTTCCCGGAGGTGCCCGCGGCGGTGGCGGCCGGCCGGATCGACGCCGGCTACACGTCCGAGCCGTTCGTCACCACCGTGCTGGACCAGGGCGGCAAGGTCGCCTTCGCACCGCAGTCCTACATCGCCCCCGAGTATCCCAACGGGATGTATGCGACCAGCCAGCAGTTCCTGCAGGAGAACCCGGAGATCGCCGAGCGGTTCGAGGCGGCGATGATCAAGTCGCTGGAGTACGCCCAGGAGAACCCGGACGCCATCCGGGAGATCATCCCGACCTACACCCAGATCCCCGAGGACGTCGCTCAGCGGATGCGCCTGCCGGTGTTCCAGACCGAGATGAAGATGGACGCCATCGAGGAGCAGATGGGCTTCCTCGAGGCGTACGACATCGTCGAGGAGGCCCCCTCCGCCGAGGAGCTCGTCTGCGGCGACTGA
- a CDS encoding thiamine pyrophosphate-binding protein has translation MRVAEAIGRELARLGVDQVFGVVGSGNFHVTNALVGSGARFVATRHEAGAAIMADAYARTTQRVAAVTVHQGCGLTNALTGLTEAAKSRTPLLVLAGDTPGWNVLSNFDIDQPAVLRGLGIESVTITTARTAVHEAVRAFRRAAVDRRTVVLNLPLDVQEAQVPADALPPLPPPVLETTRPGPRSVEQLAELLRSAERPVLVAGRGARLSGARDALAELGDLSGALLATSAVSRGLFAGLDWSIDVSGGFSPPLPAELIASADLVVAWGASLNVWTLRAGELLAAGATVVQVDEDPTAIGTHVPVDLGIVGDVRATAEATAEHLRSRPRTAPSWRTPELLDRIEAGRRWRDVPYQDTGTDELIDPRTLTIALDDILPRERVVAPDGGNFNGYPAMFLDVPDERGFCLTLAFQSIGLGLSTAIGAGLASPGRVAVAGVGDGGFMMSHVELDTAVRLGLPLVVVVYNDHAYGAEVHHFGPEGHPLDIVEFPETDIAAIARGYGCEAVTVRTLEDLKGVRDWVDGARQRPLVVDARITTFASWMIAHSFATERAVEDADGPD, from the coding sequence GTGCGAGTAGCGGAAGCGATCGGCCGCGAACTGGCCCGCCTGGGTGTGGACCAGGTCTTCGGCGTGGTCGGCAGCGGCAACTTCCACGTGACCAACGCCCTCGTCGGCTCCGGTGCCCGGTTCGTGGCCACCCGCCACGAGGCCGGCGCCGCCATCATGGCCGACGCCTACGCGCGCACCACGCAGCGCGTCGCCGCCGTGACCGTCCACCAGGGGTGCGGCCTCACCAACGCCCTCACCGGACTCACGGAGGCCGCGAAGAGCCGCACGCCGTTGCTCGTGCTGGCCGGGGACACCCCGGGCTGGAACGTGCTCTCCAACTTCGACATCGACCAGCCGGCCGTGCTGCGCGGGCTCGGCATCGAGTCCGTGACGATCACCACGGCCCGCACCGCGGTGCACGAGGCCGTGCGCGCGTTCCGGCGCGCGGCCGTCGACCGCCGCACCGTCGTCCTCAACCTGCCGCTGGACGTGCAGGAGGCACAGGTGCCGGCGGACGCCCTCCCACCCCTGCCGCCCCCCGTGCTCGAGACGACACGTCCCGGCCCGCGGTCGGTCGAGCAGCTGGCCGAATTGCTCCGCTCCGCGGAACGCCCCGTCCTCGTCGCCGGGCGCGGCGCTCGGCTCTCCGGTGCGCGCGACGCGCTCGCCGAGCTCGGCGACCTCAGCGGCGCCCTGCTCGCGACATCCGCGGTGTCCCGCGGCCTGTTCGCGGGCCTCGACTGGTCGATCGACGTCTCCGGTGGCTTCTCCCCTCCGCTCCCGGCCGAGCTGATCGCCTCGGCCGACCTGGTCGTCGCCTGGGGTGCATCGCTCAACGTGTGGACCCTGCGGGCCGGCGAGCTGCTCGCCGCCGGCGCGACGGTCGTGCAGGTGGACGAGGACCCCACGGCGATCGGCACGCACGTGCCCGTCGACCTCGGCATCGTGGGCGACGTGCGGGCGACCGCGGAGGCGACGGCCGAGCACCTCCGGTCCCGGCCGAGGACGGCCCCGTCCTGGCGGACGCCGGAGCTGCTGGACCGGATCGAGGCCGGACGGCGCTGGCGGGACGTCCCGTACCAGGACACCGGCACCGACGAGCTGATCGACCCTCGCACGCTCACGATCGCGCTCGACGACATCCTGCCCCGGGAGCGCGTCGTCGCCCCCGACGGCGGCAACTTCAACGGCTACCCGGCCATGTTCCTCGACGTCCCCGACGAGCGCGGCTTCTGCCTCACGCTGGCGTTCCAGTCCATCGGCCTCGGGCTGTCCACGGCCATCGGCGCGGGACTCGCCTCACCGGGACGGGTCGCCGTCGCTGGAGTCGGTGACGGCGGCTTCATGATGAGCCACGTCGAGCTGGACACCGCCGTGCGACTGGGGCTGCCCCTGGTGGTCGTCGTCTACAACGACCACGCCTACGGCGCGGAGGTCCACCACTTCGGCCCCGAGGGCCATCCCCTCGACATCGTCGAGTTCCCCGAGACCGACATCGCCGCGATCGCGCGGGGTTACGGCTGCGAGGCGGTGACCGTGCGGACCCTGGAGGACCTCAAGGGAGTGCGGGACTGGGTCGACGGCGCTCGGCAGCGACCACTGGTCGTCGACGCCCGGATCACGACGTTCGCCTCGTGGATGATCGCCCACTCGTTCGCGACGGAGCGTGCGGTGGAGGACGCCGACGGGCCGGACTGA
- the ligM gene encoding vanillate/3-O-methylgallate O-demethylase, translating to MTANNLQELLDENGDTVQLLRNSQLGAYIYPVVPSEFTNWRREQKAWRETAVLFDQSHHMFNTFISGPDALKLISDTGINSVANFPVNMAKQFVPVGPEGGVIGDGILFHLDEEEYVFVGRAPVANWLEYKGSNGYNLEIRQDPRSPSRPYGKAVSRDVWRFQIQGPNAWQVIEKLHGGDLEQLKFFRMAEMNIGGEPVRTLRHGMAGAPGLEIWGPYESYEKVRDTILEVGQEFGLEPCGSRAYSSNTLESGWIPSPLPAIYTADELRPYRESLPANGYEATNALAGSFVSGNIEDYYLNPWELGYGSFVKFDHDFIGRDALEAVDPATQRRKVTLAWNDEDLGKVLGSLVDPAPGYQFFDLPNANYGSSNFDAVLDADDSVVGLSLFTGYSANERKGLSLATINPDVPLGAEVRVLWGEPDGGTKKTTVEPHEPFALRAVVSPAPYAETARESYHEGWRSAAKA from the coding sequence ATGACCGCGAACAACCTGCAGGAGCTGCTCGACGAGAACGGCGACACCGTCCAGCTGCTGCGCAACTCCCAGCTCGGCGCCTACATCTACCCGGTCGTCCCCTCGGAGTTCACCAACTGGCGGCGCGAGCAGAAGGCCTGGCGCGAGACGGCCGTGCTCTTCGACCAGTCGCACCACATGTTCAACACGTTCATCTCCGGACCTGACGCGCTGAAGCTGATCTCCGACACGGGCATCAACAGCGTGGCCAACTTCCCGGTCAACATGGCCAAGCAGTTCGTCCCGGTCGGCCCGGAGGGCGGGGTCATCGGAGACGGGATCCTCTTCCACCTCGACGAGGAGGAGTACGTCTTCGTCGGCCGTGCGCCCGTGGCGAACTGGCTGGAGTACAAGGGCTCGAACGGCTACAACCTGGAGATCCGTCAGGACCCGCGCTCCCCCTCGCGTCCGTACGGCAAGGCGGTCTCGCGCGACGTCTGGCGCTTCCAGATCCAGGGCCCCAACGCCTGGCAGGTCATCGAGAAGCTCCACGGCGGTGACCTCGAGCAGCTGAAGTTCTTCCGCATGGCCGAGATGAACATCGGCGGCGAGCCGGTGCGCACGCTGCGGCACGGCATGGCCGGCGCCCCGGGCCTGGAGATCTGGGGCCCCTACGAGTCCTACGAGAAGGTCCGGGACACGATCCTCGAGGTAGGCCAGGAGTTCGGGCTGGAGCCGTGCGGCTCGCGCGCCTACTCGTCCAACACCCTCGAGTCGGGGTGGATCCCCTCGCCGCTGCCGGCGATCTACACGGCCGACGAGCTGCGTCCCTACCGCGAGTCGCTTCCCGCGAACGGTTACGAGGCGACCAACGCGCTGGCCGGCAGCTTCGTGTCCGGCAACATCGAGGACTACTACCTCAACCCCTGGGAGCTCGGGTACGGCTCGTTCGTCAAGTTCGACCACGACTTCATCGGCCGCGACGCCCTGGAGGCCGTCGACCCGGCCACCCAGCGCCGCAAGGTGACGCTGGCGTGGAACGACGAGGACCTCGGGAAGGTCCTGGGATCGCTGGTGGACCCGGCTCCGGGCTACCAGTTCTTCGACCTGCCGAACGCGAACTACGGGTCGTCGAACTTCGACGCCGTCCTGGACGCCGACGACAGCGTCGTGGGCCTCTCCCTCTTCACCGGCTACAGCGCCAACGAGCGCAAGGGCCTGTCCCTGGCGACGATCAACCCCGACGTGCCGCTCGGCGCCGAGGTGCGCGTGCTGTGGGGCGAGCCGGACGGCGGCACCAAGAAGACCACCGTCGAGCCGCACGAGCCGTTCGCACTGCGCGCCGTGGTGAGCCCTGCTCCCTACGCGGAGACCGCACGGGAGAGCTACCACGAGGGGTGGCGCAGCGCCGCCAAGGCCTGA
- the purU gene encoding formyltetrahydrofolate deformylase translates to MTRPAEAQHGVLVLSCQDAPGIVHAVSGLLVQERCTILESHQFDSPVSDMFYMRVEFAHVDGTPLDFPRLCQAFEDTAQRFGMNWRIADASERQRVLIMVSQYAHCLNDLLFRNSIDELNLDVVAVVSNHPDLQHIADFYGVPFRHIPVTRETKPEAEAALLDIVREERVQLVVLARYMQILSDGLCRELEGRAINIHHSMLPSFKGARPYHQAHARGVKFIGATAHYVTADLDEGPIIEQEMLRVDHSLSPEQLAARGREAETRALSHAVRWHTENRVVIHGNRTVVFE, encoded by the coding sequence ATGACGCGACCCGCCGAGGCTCAGCACGGTGTCCTGGTGCTGTCCTGCCAGGACGCCCCCGGCATCGTGCACGCGGTGTCCGGCCTGCTCGTGCAGGAGCGGTGCACCATCCTGGAGAGCCATCAGTTCGACAGCCCGGTGAGCGACATGTTCTACATGCGCGTCGAATTCGCGCACGTCGACGGGACGCCGCTGGACTTCCCGCGGCTCTGCCAGGCCTTCGAGGACACCGCCCAGCGCTTCGGGATGAACTGGCGGATCGCGGACGCCTCGGAGCGGCAGCGCGTGCTGATCATGGTCAGCCAGTACGCGCACTGCCTCAACGACCTGCTCTTCCGCAACTCGATCGACGAGCTGAACCTCGACGTCGTCGCGGTCGTGTCCAACCACCCCGACCTGCAGCACATCGCCGACTTCTACGGCGTCCCCTTCCGGCACATCCCGGTGACCCGCGAGACGAAGCCCGAGGCCGAGGCCGCACTCCTCGACATCGTGCGGGAGGAGCGGGTGCAGCTGGTGGTCCTCGCCCGGTACATGCAGATCCTGTCCGACGGGCTGTGCCGGGAGCTGGAAGGCCGGGCGATCAACATCCACCACTCGATGCTGCCGAGCTTCAAGGGCGCCCGGCCCTACCACCAGGCGCACGCCCGCGGCGTGAAGTTCATCGGCGCCACCGCGCACTACGTCACCGCGGACCTGGACGAGGGGCCGATCATCGAGCAGGAGATGCTGCGGGTCGACCACTCGCTCAGTCCCGAGCAGCTGGCCGCCCGGGGGCGTGAGGCCGAGACCCGGGCCCTCTCGCACGCCGTCCGCTGGCACACCGAGAACCGCGTCGTCATCCACGGGAACCGGACCGTCGTCTTCGAGTGA
- a CDS encoding class III extradiol dioxygenase subunit beta, with protein sequence MAEVIWGLATSHVPSIGAAMDRGKTEDPTWKDLFDGYAPARAWLAEHEPDVAIVIYNDHANGIDLDIIPTFGIGTADRYQVADEGFGQRPVPDVIGDPELSLHLLEHLVDEGFDLTVFQELEVDHGLTVPLSVWTPDPGDAWPCPVVPILVNVIQYPQPTAARCYALGQALGRAIAGYPKDATVGILGTGGMSHQLAGARAGYINPEFDTMWMETIQTDPARLAALSREELIRQAGSEGIELIMWLIMRGAMNDQVAKIHSHYFVPASNTAAGVALFDNRVSQPA encoded by the coding sequence ATGGCTGAGGTGATCTGGGGTCTGGCGACCTCCCACGTGCCCTCGATCGGCGCAGCCATGGACCGGGGGAAGACCGAGGACCCCACCTGGAAGGACCTCTTCGACGGCTACGCACCAGCGCGTGCGTGGCTGGCAGAGCACGAGCCCGACGTCGCCATCGTCATCTACAACGACCACGCGAACGGCATCGACCTGGACATCATCCCGACGTTCGGGATCGGTACGGCCGACCGCTACCAGGTCGCCGACGAGGGCTTCGGCCAGCGGCCGGTGCCGGACGTGATCGGCGACCCCGAGCTGTCGCTGCACCTCCTCGAGCACCTGGTGGACGAGGGCTTCGACCTCACCGTGTTCCAGGAGCTCGAGGTGGACCACGGGTTGACCGTGCCGCTGTCGGTGTGGACGCCGGACCCCGGAGACGCCTGGCCCTGCCCGGTCGTGCCGATCCTGGTCAACGTCATCCAGTACCCGCAGCCGACCGCCGCCCGCTGCTACGCCCTGGGCCAGGCGCTGGGGCGGGCGATCGCCGGCTACCCCAAGGACGCCACGGTCGGCATCCTCGGCACCGGGGGCATGTCCCACCAGCTGGCCGGCGCCCGCGCCGGCTACATCAACCCCGAGTTCGACACCATGTGGATGGAAACCATCCAGACCGATCCCGCCCGGCTGGCGGCGCTCAGCCGCGAGGAGCTCATCCGGCAGGCGGGCTCCGAGGGCATCGAGCTGATCATGTGGCTGATCATGCGCGGCGCGATGAACGACCAGGTGGCGAAGATCCACTCGCACTACTTCGTGCCGGCGTCCAACACCGCGGCCGGCGTGGCGCTCTTCGACAACCGGGTGTCCCAGCCGGCCTGA
- the ligA gene encoding protocatechuate 4,5-dioxygenase subunit alpha — translation MNPETPAGRFDLPGTPVFDGQTSRRGLRMNKMFMSLRTAQNRERFLADQSGYCEEFGLTPEQQRAVLDRDWQAMIDLGGSIFYVYKLAMMDGLSMQYLGGVFTGMTEQEFQAAMRAGGRRDG, via the coding sequence ATGAATCCGGAGACCCCCGCCGGCCGCTTCGACCTGCCGGGAACACCGGTCTTCGACGGGCAGACCAGCCGGCGGGGCCTGCGCATGAACAAGATGTTCATGAGCCTGCGCACCGCGCAGAACCGGGAGCGGTTCCTCGCCGACCAGTCCGGCTACTGCGAGGAGTTCGGGCTGACGCCGGAGCAGCAGCGCGCGGTCCTCGACCGGGACTGGCAGGCGATGATCGACCTGGGCGGCAGCATCTTCTACGTCTACAAGCTGGCGATGATGGACGGCCTGTCGATGCAGTACCTCGGCGGCGTGTTCACCGGCATGACCGAGCAGGAGTTCCAGGCTGCGATGCGAGCAGGAGGACGGCGCGATGGCTGA